aaaaaagaaattgtaAAGCACATCCTATATAGAACTAAATTCAGGGAAGAGGAACAAAAACCTTCCAAACCTTAATGTCACAGTCCAAACTGCCACTATAGACAACCATCGATGCTTGGGAAGGATCATCATGGTTATGATCAACCATGGCGGTTAGGCTCTTAATTGGTCCTCTATGCCCTTCCAAAACCGCCACACAAGTATACTCTCTCCCGCCAAAACCCCTCCAAACACGAATCGTTTTGTCCTCTGAACCACTCACAACAAAATCCATCACCACCActaagcaaagtatagacttaCCATGCCCCCTAAGCGCACCCACCACCACCATTTTTCCATCACCACCTTCTCCTTCTttgtcttcttccttcttcGCCCATAACAGTATTGATCTATCACATGCCCCGGAATATAGTAACGAACCGTCGCCGTTAAGCGCCAAAGCGTTGATCCCAGACTTGTGTTTCTCCAACGTGTCCACAAGGTAGtgtttgtttttgcttttgcttttcTCTCCCACTACTCCTTGGCCGCCGCCTTTCTTCTTCCAAACCTTGATTCTTTTGTCCGCCGATCCTGTGTAGACGCGTCCATCGTTGGAAACTGCAACTGCGTTGATGGCATCATCGTGTGCATTTATCACTGATTCCAAACACGCAAAGTCTCTGGTTCGCCAAATCTTGATCGTCCTGTCCCACGAGGCAGAGTATAACAAGGCTCCGTCATGGGATAGGGCAAGACAAGACACTGCATCCACGTGGTGAACCCACGTGGACTTTTTGTGCCTCCGGATTCTAACGTGGTTTTTGGGGAGTAATATCTTGGAGACGCGGTCGCTGAGCGTTGGAAGCGTGGCCAAACGCGTGTACTTCTGCTCATGGtcgtggtggttgttgatattGTTGGTGATCTTCCAAACCCTAATTTTGTTATCTTGGTGAGCACTAAAGAGCTTGTCTGAGTGAACAACTAGAGACTTGACTGCACCTTTCCCAGCAAGGACTATATTATTAGTGGTAGTTAATAATGATTGTTTGGACCATGACCTAATTTCTCTGTCGGAGGAGCCACTGTAGAGGAATTTAGCGGAGAGGGTTAAGGAGGATGTGTAGTAGTTGTGTCCTTTTAGGGTTGCGATGCAGTTGTATGAGGCGGTTGAATaattagaacaagaataatgaTAGTTCTTGTTAAGAGAGGGTACTGAAGCCAAGCTGGGTTGTGAGGATAAAGAGGTTTGGTTATGGTGTGATTCACATGGCTTAATAAGTGGAGTGATGatgttataatattatatatacaaatcaaattaaatggGTCAGTcatggagaaaaagaaaagaaaggggaAAATAATGGTTTAGCTGTATATGCAGTGAGATTGCTTTGTGGGGTCTTGATGTTTTTCATGGATAAGCAAGTTGTTGGTTCGGTTATTAAAGCAAACCAACCAACATACAATAAGAAAGCTCGCTAATATAAGGGAAAAGTATGATGAGCaagaaaatataataagattAAAGACAAACCACATATATGGTTTTGATTTTAGATTATGATAATTGATATGACATACACAAACTAAGGGTGACAGTGTATGTGTCTAtatcaaaatatctaatatCTAATACAAATAATGGTGTTGTTAATTACTTCTCGCCTTCATATGTATTTACTCGATCAGATTATTCTCATCAATACAACTGCTCGTACGACATAAAAAACATGTGAGGCTGTGTCGGCCTCGGAGGCTTATTAAATCTTCACTTCCGTTTGATTGGATGCTATCATTCTAACTCGTTTTAATTACTTATTCGTTCAATACAcctattttttttgtgttcaaACGTATgaaatatcattataatttatctaaaaattactttatattttataatatatcgTGTATCTGtgtcttataaaaattttaaatttgtgtgtCCGTATATCCCGTATTGTATCGTGTTCTGTATCTATATTCATGCATTATAAGTTTGTAGCTTATTGCCTACAAATTTGCGTTATTCAACTATgagaatataatataaaaggaatagaacaatttattatttttggttattagttaattattaatattaaaaaatat
The sequence above is a segment of the Arachis duranensis cultivar V14167 unplaced genomic scaffold, aradu.V14167.gnm2.J7QH unplaced_Scaffold_5501, whole genome shotgun sequence genome. Coding sequences within it:
- the LOC107494967 gene encoding protein JINGUBANG — translated: MDPNNADNTNVANPNGDEQQRRVLGSYSAPTADLYGKSIVVPPIAANNFGLKPQLVTLTNGVNLEVNYMGSATRNPNNDPYSKTYNQGWRNHPNFRWREQPQRPQNFNHNSQGGFHQNNFNNHHFQSSQQVTSQPQQNNDLEAIKISFRQETRPSINNLEIQMGQLATKVNEIDQMTTNSLPGNTVPCESHHNQTSLSSQPSLASVPSLNKNYHYSCSNYSTASYNCIATLKGHNYYTSSLTLSAKFLYSGSSDREIRSWSKQSLLTTTNNIVLAGKGAVKSLVVHSDKLFSAHQDNKIRVWKITNNINNHHDHEQKYTRLATLPTLSDRVSKILLPKNHVRIRRHKKSTWVHHVDAVSCLALSHDGALLYSASWDRTIKIWRTRDFACLESVINAHDDAINAVAVSNDGRVYTGSADKRIKVWKKKGGGQGVVGEKSKSKNKHYLVDTLEKHKSGINALALNGDGSLLYSGACDRSILLWAKKEEDKEGEGGDGKMVVVGALRGHGKSILCLVVVMDFVVSGSEDKTIRVWRGFGGREYTCVAVLEGHRGPIKSLTAMVDHNHDDPSQASMVVYSGSLDCDIKVWKVFVPLP